In Thiothrix unzii, the sequence CATCCATGAACAGTTCGTAGAAATCGCCCATGCGGTAAAACAGGAGGATGTCGGGGTATTCCGCTTTGATTCGGAAATACTGTTGCATCATGGGGGTGTGTTGCTGTTCTTTGCTCATGGCTCGTCGGGGCTGCTGGATTAAGCAGGAGAGTTTAGCAGTAATCGGGGGAGGGCGTGAACGGATTGGGAAACGGCATTTTTCACACATCGCCCATCATTCCCGTCTATAATTACCCCACACCATGATTCCGGGGGCTTCTCATGTTAACCACACTCCAACGCGCCTTGCTGCTTGCCGTCCTGCTGCTGGCGGCTTTACCCACCCTTGCGGCAGAACCCGACCCCACCCCCATCCTGCGCATCGAGCCGGGAATGCACTTCGCCCAAATCAAGCGGATTGACGTGGATGCTGCCGAGCGTTTTATGGTCAGTGCCGCCGATGACAAAACCGCACGGGTGTGGGATTTGCACACCGGCAAGCTGTTGCAGGTGCTGCGCCCGCCGCAGGGTGAGGGGCATGAGGGCAAGTTATTTGCCGTGGCGATTTCCCCGGACGGGGAACAGGTGGCGGTGGCAGGCTGGGACGCGAATATCTACCTCTTCCAGCGCAGCAGCGGCGCATTGCTCACCCGGCTGCGTGACCTGGCTGATGTCATCAACCACCTCGCCTTTTCCCCGGATGGCAGCAAGCTGGCTGTAGCGTTGGGAGAAGGTGGCATCCGCCTGTTCTCCACCCGCGACTGGCAGGAGCTTGCCCGTGACAGTGATTATGGCGGCAACAGCTACAGTGTCGATTTCGATGCGCAGGGGCGTGTGGTCAGCACCAGTTACGATGGTCAGGTGCGCCTGTACGATGCCGGGTTGAAGCTGCTGCACTCATACAAAACGCAGGGCGGCAGCCGCCCGTACTTCGCCCGTTTCTCCCCCGATGGCAAACAAGTGGCTGTGGGCTTTGCCGACAGCACGGCGGTGGAAATCCTCGCCGCTGCCGGTTTGCAGCCCGTGCGCAGGCAGGATACGCAGGGGATTGATAATGGCAATCTGGGCAGGATTGCCTGGTCGCAGGATGGTCGCCGTCTGACTGCGGGTGGGCGTTATGAGGACGGCAACGGCAGGCCGCTGGTGGTCTGGGACAAGGGCGGCGCAGGCAAACGCTCGCTGTGGCGTGCTTCGCAGAATACCGTGATGGACATCAAGCCGCTCAAGGATGGCGGGGTGGTGTATGCCAGTGCTGATCCTGCCATCGGACGGCTGGATGCCAACGGGCAGGTGGTGTGGAAGCAGACTTCCGGGGTGTTGGATTATCGGGATATTGATGTTTCTTTAGGAGATACGGGCGATATGGTTGCCATCCCATATGCCTATGAAACTAAAAAAGGTGATGTTGTTAGGGGTAAATGGGAATGGTTGGTGAATGAACTTCAATCGCCAAAGCAGGGTACTGCTAATCTCAAAGGAGTACGACAAACCGCACCGGGATTGAATATTTCTGAATGGAAAAATACCACACATCCCAAACTCAACGGCCAACCCCTGCCGCTGCAAGACTACGAAACCTCCCACAGCCTCGCCATCGACGCCCAAGGCAACAGCTTCGCGCTGGGTGCGGACTGGTCTTTGCGGCTGTATGGCAAAGACGGCTCCTTGCGCTGGCAACAGTCCGTGCCAGTGGCATGGGCGGTCAATATCAGTGCCGATGACCGCTGGGTGGTGGCAGCACTCGGCGATGGCACGATCCGCTGGTACGAAAAGGCAAGCGGCAAAGAGCGGCTGGCCTTCTACCTGCACCCGGATGAAAAACGCTGGGTGACGTGGACGCCGGAGGGCTTCTACGCCGCTGCCGAGGGTGCGGAGGATCTGATCGGTTATCACCTCAACCGGGGCGCGGATCAGGAAGCCGAATTCGTCGGGGTGGAGCAGTTGCGCCAAGTGTTCGCCCGCGCCGATCTGGTCACCAAAGCGCTGGATGACGACTACCCGCAACTGGCACAGGCCGCGCTGGAAAAAGCAGGCGATGTACGCCAAATCCTGCAAGCCGGTCTGCCACCCACGGTCGAGGTGGGGGGTGGGCCACAGCAGCAACTCAAACAGCGCAGCTTCGATCTGGATGTGACCCTGCATGATCAGGGTGGCGGCATCGGGCGGGTCGAATACCGCGTCAACGGCGAGGTGGTCAACAGTGCCGCCGCCCGCCCGTTTAGCCCACGCTCCCCCGCAGGGCAACAGGCATTGCGCCGCCCATTCTCGCTGCGCAACGGCGACAACACCATCGAAGTAGTGGCCTACAGCAAAAACGACAAGGTGGCTTCCAAACCCGTGCGTGTACAGGTGCAGGTGGATGACCCGGTGCAGCGCGAACCGTCGCTGTACATCCTCAGCATCGGCGTCAGTGACTACCGCGACCAGAGTTTCGCCCTCAAATACGCCGCCGATGACGCGGTGGATTTCGCCGCTGAACTGCAAAAACACGGCGACATGTTCCAGAAGGTCGAACCCAAAGTCCTGCGTGACAAGGACGTGACCCTCGCCAGCATCCACGCCGCATTCGAGGAAATGGCAGCCAAGGTGCAGCCGCAGGACGTGTTCGTGCTCTACCTCGCCGGGCATGGCGTGGTTGCCGATGGGCGCTACCACTACGTGCCGCAGGATGTGGTCTACGAAAACAGCGACGCCATCCGCCAGCAGGCGCTGGGCGAAGAAAAGCTGCGTGACTGGCTGTCACTGGTGGAGGCAGGCAAGCGCGTGATGGTGATCGACACCTGCCACGCGGGCAAAAGCCTCACCACCCTCGCCGCGCTCGACACCCCGGCCGCACGCGGCATGGATGACAAGGCTGCCATCGACCGCCTGATGCAGGCTACCGGCACCTCGATCCTCGCCGCTGCTTCCAGCCAGCAACAGGCACTGGAAGGCATCGCCGAAGGCGGGCAAGGCCACGGCCTGTTCACTCACGTCTTGCTCAAAGGCTTGCAGGGCAAGGCCGACCTGATCAAAGATGGCACGGTCAACGTGGGGGAACTGCAAGCCTACGCCCGTGACGAAGTGCCGCGCCTCTCCAAACAGCAATGGCAATACGAACAGTTCCCCATGTTCCAGTTGAACGGGCAGGACTTCCCGCTTGCGCAGGTCAAATAGTGGGTACGCCGCCGCTCAGGATTTTCATCAGCTATAGCCATGATTCTGATGAACACCGTCATAGGGTTCTAGCACTTTCAGACGGCTTGAATAAAAGCGGTCTGAACTGCGATATTGACCAATACATCAATGGTTCACCGGAAGAAGGCTGGCCTCTGTGGATGGAGCGGATGTTGGAAACAGCATCGTATGTTCTTGTCATTTGCACTGAGACTTATCTGAATCGTGTACAGCGCAAAGAAAAGCAGGGCATCGGCAAGGGCGTAAAGTGGGAGTCATTACTGACTTATCAGGACATTTACGACAACGACGGGTTAAACCGCAAATTTATCCCGGTTGTCTTCACCGCCGATGACACCGTTTTCATTCCCAAACCGCTGCGGGCAGTGTCGCATTACAACCTCAGCATTGAAGGCAGCTACGAAAAATTGCTGCGTCACCTTACAGGGCAACCTGTTGCTGTCAAACCACAACCGGGGCAAGTACCCTCTTTAGCACCGATCAACCATTTTCCTCCACTTTCCCCTGATACCTTGGCGGATATTCACCACCGAGTATTTCTAGCCAATTCATCTCATCAACTTAACCAAGTGAGGTATGAGCTTGAACAATATATGGCAGATTATCCCCATTCTCCCGATGCTTTAATGCTGCTTGACCGTCTAAAAATCGCTATTGAAAAAGAAGATGAACGAAATCGTCTTCCTTCCTCTGCACCTTTAAAAAGTGCCCATATCTCTTGGTGGAGTGTGATCCTATTAGTCCTCGCAATTGTTATGGGGCTGATTTTTTATTGGCTTAGTCAGAAGACAACGCCTATTGGTGAAACCCTGCTCCAACAAGGCGAATACCAGCAAGCCCAACAGGAATGCCAAGCCGCTCCCGCATCCACCGCCCGCGAGCGTTGTTTGCGCATCACCAGCCTGATGCTGGAACCACGTGATGTAGAAACCTTTTACGCCGCCGCCAACCCTGAAGACTCTGCTTACGCATTGGCGGTGATGGGCGAAGCCGAAGCCAGCCGCGAAGACTTCAGCAACGCTGAAAAACACTATCAGGATGCGATTCAGCGTAACCCTGCTGTGGCACAAGCCTATTTCGGTATGGGGCAAATTCGTCAGATGCAAAACCGTGCCGCAGAAGCATTGGACTGGTACAAACAAGCAGTGGATTATGCGCCCAATAACCGCCGTTTCCAGCTAAATCTCGCCTCCACTTATGTCGAACAGGGACAATTACCCGCAGCCGAACAGCACTACCGAAAAGTGTTGTCATTGGATAACAGCACCTTGCTGGCTTACGCCGAGTTAGTGGATGTATTGCTTAAACAGCAGAAAACTGTCGAAGCCCGCGCATTGGCACATCATGCACAACAAGGGCTGGCGAATAATCCCGACTGGAAAAACAGCCCGCTCAATCAGGATGTATGGTTGGTGATGCAGGATGGCAACCCCGCCTATCTGGAAAGCTGGGAAGACAAGCAGGCGTATTTGCTTGCGCAGTTTCAGAAAGCAGGCTTTGTAAGCGAGAATAAATAAAATACTGGCTTGGTTAACCCTCCACCACCCAATCATCCACACTCTTCAGCTCACTGCTAAAATTAATACCCACCAACACCTTCGAGCGCGGATCATCCCGAAATGCCCCCGCGTAATC encodes:
- a CDS encoding caspase family protein, with translation MLTTLQRALLLAVLLLAALPTLAAEPDPTPILRIEPGMHFAQIKRIDVDAAERFMVSAADDKTARVWDLHTGKLLQVLRPPQGEGHEGKLFAVAISPDGEQVAVAGWDANIYLFQRSSGALLTRLRDLADVINHLAFSPDGSKLAVALGEGGIRLFSTRDWQELARDSDYGGNSYSVDFDAQGRVVSTSYDGQVRLYDAGLKLLHSYKTQGGSRPYFARFSPDGKQVAVGFADSTAVEILAAAGLQPVRRQDTQGIDNGNLGRIAWSQDGRRLTAGGRYEDGNGRPLVVWDKGGAGKRSLWRASQNTVMDIKPLKDGGVVYASADPAIGRLDANGQVVWKQTSGVLDYRDIDVSLGDTGDMVAIPYAYETKKGDVVRGKWEWLVNELQSPKQGTANLKGVRQTAPGLNISEWKNTTHPKLNGQPLPLQDYETSHSLAIDAQGNSFALGADWSLRLYGKDGSLRWQQSVPVAWAVNISADDRWVVAALGDGTIRWYEKASGKERLAFYLHPDEKRWVTWTPEGFYAAAEGAEDLIGYHLNRGADQEAEFVGVEQLRQVFARADLVTKALDDDYPQLAQAALEKAGDVRQILQAGLPPTVEVGGGPQQQLKQRSFDLDVTLHDQGGGIGRVEYRVNGEVVNSAAARPFSPRSPAGQQALRRPFSLRNGDNTIEVVAYSKNDKVASKPVRVQVQVDDPVQREPSLYILSIGVSDYRDQSFALKYAADDAVDFAAELQKHGDMFQKVEPKVLRDKDVTLASIHAAFEEMAAKVQPQDVFVLYLAGHGVVADGRYHYVPQDVVYENSDAIRQQALGEEKLRDWLSLVEAGKRVMVIDTCHAGKSLTTLAALDTPAARGMDDKAAIDRLMQATGTSILAAASSQQQALEGIAEGGQGHGLFTHVLLKGLQGKADLIKDGTVNVGELQAYARDEVPRLSKQQWQYEQFPMFQLNGQDFPLAQVK
- a CDS encoding tetratricopeptide repeat protein; this translates as MAIRTVPHVPVERAGLPACAGQIVGTPPLRIFISYSHDSDEHRHRVLALSDGLNKSGLNCDIDQYINGSPEEGWPLWMERMLETASYVLVICTETYLNRVQRKEKQGIGKGVKWESLLTYQDIYDNDGLNRKFIPVVFTADDTVFIPKPLRAVSHYNLSIEGSYEKLLRHLTGQPVAVKPQPGQVPSLAPINHFPPLSPDTLADIHHRVFLANSSHQLNQVRYELEQYMADYPHSPDALMLLDRLKIAIEKEDERNRLPSSAPLKSAHISWWSVILLVLAIVMGLIFYWLSQKTTPIGETLLQQGEYQQAQQECQAAPASTARERCLRITSLMLEPRDVETFYAAANPEDSAYALAVMGEAEASREDFSNAEKHYQDAIQRNPAVAQAYFGMGQIRQMQNRAAEALDWYKQAVDYAPNNRRFQLNLASTYVEQGQLPAAEQHYRKVLSLDNSTLLAYAELVDVLLKQQKTVEARALAHHAQQGLANNPDWKNSPLNQDVWLVMQDGNPAYLESWEDKQAYLLAQFQKAGFVSENK